A stretch of DNA from Deltaproteobacteria bacterium:
AAAAGATATGACTGATACAATGTATTTTGCCAAAGGCATAGGACTTGCTGCCAATCAGATTGGTGTTGATAAGAGGGTTATTATAATGGATGTTCCTGATAAGGATAACAGAGAAGGATATGAGAAGGGTAAAAATCTTATAGCGGTTATCAATCCTGAAATATTAGAACAAGACGGTAAGATTGAATATGAAGAGGGTTGTTTGAGCATACCTGGTTTTACTGCTCTGGTAAAGAGGTTTGAAATGATTACAGTTAAGGGGATTGACAGGGATGGCAAAGAGATTGTATTGAAGGCAGAAGGGCTGTTTGCCATTACATTGCAGCATGAGATTGACCATCTGAACGGGATATTATTTATAGACAGGCTCTCCAGTCTTAAAAGGGAGTTTATAAAGAAGAAGATTCTAAAGGCATTGGCAGATGAAACCCATAAAGGTCAAACCCAGACAAAAGGGCTATGAAATAAACTGCAATGGCACTATTGTTGAATAAAAGGTTTAAAATCGTTTTTATGGGCACTCCTGATTTTGCTGCAGAATCACTTCGTGCCATCGTGAAATCATCTGATGAGGTTGCTGTGGTTGTAACCCAGCCTGATAAACCAAAAGGCAGGGGTATGGTGTTTACACCCCCTCCTGTAAAGGTTTTGGCACAGGAATATAATATGCCTGTTTTACAGCCTGAAAGGATTAAAGAGGATTGGTTTATTGAAAGACTTAAAGATATATCGCCTGATATAATTGTGGTTGCGGCATACGGCAGAATTCTGCCCAAAACTATACTGGAAATCCCTCAAAATGGCTGTATAAATGTCCATGCGTCTTTGCTGCCAAAATATCGCGGGGCAGCACCTATAAACTGGGCTATAATAAATGGTGAGAACCAGACAGGTATAACAACAATGCTTATGGACGAAGGTATGGATACAGGCAGAATCCTTTTA
This window harbors:
- the def gene encoding peptide deformylase; the encoded protein is MAVFEIVKYPAPLLKKKALPVDTVDDEIRQLIKDMTDTMYFAKGIGLAANQIGVDKRVIIMDVPDKDNREGYEKGKNLIAVINPEILEQDGKIEYEEGCLSIPGFTALVKRFEMITVKGIDRDGKEIVLKAEGLFAITLQHEIDHLNGILFIDRLSSLKREFIKKKILKALADETHKGQTQTKGL